In Euphorbia lathyris chromosome 2, ddEupLath1.1, whole genome shotgun sequence, the sequence agactgttggtgtgccctagttcttaggcattggtcCTGTAATATGTATTAGACATTTTGTATATTGTTTAAATACACTGTATATGTGTTCTATGAATAAAGGCAATAATTCATAatgtttatatcttgtgctatgaaACATGATGGAGTATCCGTTGATTAATAATCATGAAACGTCTGAGACCTGTTCTATTCATGGGAACGAATATAACTAAAGGTCTATACATTTAGTATCTGTGTAGTTGTGTAGGAAGAACTACTACAACACTTGTATAGTCAGATATGGATACAGGTATGCATTGATGTAGCTCAATGTGGGATTGGACCGATCCGCTGTAGAAAGATTCATGGTGAACATGTCATTGATCTTTCTAAGTGTAGAACTCTATTATCTCCAGACCTATTTCATTATAGTAAATGACGTGGAATGCGGTTCATTTTGATATGCGCCTAACATGTccgtaacaggatgccaaatacgggtatgttGGGTGAATCGTTGAACACGTTGTTGTGGATAGATGAAGTGATAGGATTATCACTCACCTAACGGTGAGCTGATATCACCGGCCACTTGAGAGGTGGAACTGaagaagtgtgtggccacaccctggtaagtagtttacttatctaaTTCATCAGTCCACTTTAGATcaagaaatataataaacaGTATAGAGAATGACAGCCACCATATCTAtggtttataatatggatatGCAAATGGTAAGAGATACTGAAAGATCATCTACTGGGTTTCATGTGTCTTCTATAGACGGCTGAAGTAATCCGTATCAGCCAGGGGCcttaatggtttgctagaacccacttgtGATTATTGGGCTTTAGGCCCATGTCTGGTTGAGGACGAACCCTTAGGATCGTGCAAACACAACTTGTGGAATTGAATAATAGTATAATCTTAAATACATGTTATGTATTTAATCAGAATAAAATATGTAAATTAATTGTTAGTTAATTAACAAAGGGATAAattgattatttgttatttaacaAGTTAATCAATTTGATTGGTTATGGTTAGTTAATCAAGTTtccaaatgtaattaattaatcaattgattaattaggtTGCAtatgataaattattaattgaacCATAATGCAATTAAATTCTATAGGGCCATAAATATATATGTGGGATTATTTAATTAGGCCTATTTGatcctaattgaattaaatataatctgtagggttatatttataattagggATCAAGGAGAGACTAATTAGAAATTAGCCAATTAATGTGGGGTAATTAAATTGGGCCTATTTGgacctaattgaattaaatataatctatagagttatatttatggttagggaCCAATGAGGGACCAATTGGACATTAACCACTTAACCCAAACCTAATTGATACACGTATTTATTCATAAGGTTTAGAAGGCTAATTATCACTTGCCTCCTCCCTAGAAATTTCGGCCCCCTAGTCCCTATACAAAGTTCTTCGTGTTCTTCGTGCTTAGATTATTCTGAATCGATtacggctagcaccggttcagTTCCTATACGGTTGGTGCACATGATTAAGGAGATTCATTCGACTTGTGGATTCCtgcagccgtctctagaagagacatcACCCGTAAGTTCCTAGATCtatgttttaattttgttttgaagttcacTATGTGGCAGTCTGACACGATCTTAACTGGATTATAGAAAATCTAACCGTAGTTTTCCGCTGCACTTGGTTAATTTTCGATGACTAATCCCCAACAATAACTTCCCGAACCCACTTGCTTCccgtaaggaatctcagtaacattctcggacctaaaattcgggtggcgactctttcgCCGACACCGGCCCTGTCGAGCTAGTCGTTTTCTCTAGTGGACCTCGAGTCCAAATAACACCGTAGTAGTCATGACGGACCTCCCGCAAGGAATCTCAGTAACATTCTCGGACCTAAAATTCGGGTGCCGACTCTTTCTCCGACACCGGCCCTGCCGAGGTAGGCTTTGTCTACACCAGCAGCAACGTCCACCTCAGACACATACACACTAACCTCCAATAAAGGCGTATACCCAAGGATCTAAGGTTAAAAAATTACCCCTACTGTTCGGCAAGGATATGCTCAGCCAATAGTGAAGCCACTTCACTACTAGAGGAAGGCACATCAATTCCAAAATGGCCCGCTTCCTCTACCCGCACCACTGGATCTTATAAGCATAACATCTTCACGAGCACCATTTACACCCTCAGCAATTTGGGTAGTGTCTTCACGAGGACCGCTAACATCGGTAGATCCGGTTTGAGTAACATCTTCCCTAACCACACCGGTAAATCCGGTTTGAGAAGCATCTTCACGAAAAATGCTACCCTTTGATAGCCTCGACCTCACCACAACAAGGGTTGGCACATTTTCCAAAGCCTCATTCACCCTAGGGGCAGGAACACCTCCAGGCACGGTAGCAGCAGCTATGGTAGTgacatctctctctctctcgcctTGCTAAAGTACGAGCATGAATAGCCGAGTTAGACGTGATAAAGACATGTAgcacaaaagaaaagaataaaaaagatgAAATTCACCTTGGAGAAGATCATCATACTCATTCATGCCCGTGGCACAAAGCACTCCATTTGAGCCTCTTTTGACACATGGTGTCCCTCTTAAGCATCTCAATCATGTCCGCACAATCCCATTTGAGATCAAACTTAATGAGTTGATCCACAACCCTCTGCTCAGCTCTAGTCGGCTCCCTTTCTTCTCTCCACCCACTACAATCTCGAGATCTGGATTCCAATCGACACGAAATGGGAAACCACTTGAATAAGGACTTTCTCCATCATTATTATTGGGACGAACCAAGAAGCACTTCATCTTGAAGTCTTTAAAGTTGTCCTTCTTCTTGGCCAAGAAAGTGGTTCGCTCCTTATGCATTTCCCAGATGACAAGATCATCTGCAGTCCTCAGTTTAGGCCTCTAGAGGCAGTGGAATATGGCCCCATTTAGTTTAATGCCCATATCCTAGGCAATATTTGCAAATACCAGAAGCTCCACCCATGAATGGggggaaatctaggaaggacaAAGTGAAAATTCCCTCACAATCTCCATAACGCATCTTATAAGATGAAATTGTAGCCCTAACTCAACATGTTTGGTATAAATACCCAAAAAATCACGGCAGTCGGTGTTCACTCAACAAGAAAGGGAAGGAAAACACACATCTATCCTCCATAAAGCAGGATGATCATCAAGAAATGACTACAATTTCTCTGCAGTCAGCAAAGAAGGCTGCTCCTTAACCAGTGGATAACACTTTTTCTTCCCAGACTTATCAGTCTCAAAAGGTTTCTTAAGATTTTGTTTCTTAGGAGCCataatcagaaaaagaaaaactgcAAAAGAATGGAAAGATCAAGAGCACTTATGTTTAAACCAAAATCTTCAGAAAAAAGAAGATCAAGAAGCAACAAGAAAGCAGAAAGCAAAAGGTGAAAGAAGCTCACCAAACACTTTCCTCCTTTTATACTGTTGAAGAAGCAAGTGAAATGACATGCACAATCATTACTAACAAGTAATGATCAGAGAGCATTAACTACTCCTGACACCTCCTCAAAGAACTGCAACATGTGGCAAACAAAGACGAACCTCCATCAACTCGAAAAACACCGAAAACACAGAAAAAACTAACAATTGCATTTAAGAGCATACCAAGTGACGGGCAAATCAATCGTTAAGAGTCCGCATAACCTCTTTATCAGACCCCCATTTCTCAAAAAATCCCCAGAAGTATCACAATCATTTTCCCTCTTTCAACTTATCAGGAATCAACAAGCACAACGCTTCCTGAAGCTGATGCTTTCTCATCCTAAAGAACGATAAATTAGACCCATAGGGAACATCTGATATCATACGAATATAAACTCGCCCACGTGGCATTGACGAAGATCAAACCATCACCCAAGAAAGAGAACACGTGGAGTCACCACAACAAAGTTGTCTAATACGACCCTGTCTGAAAAGCCTTGGCTCGAGAAGTCTCCAATGATCTTGTCAAGAATCCACCCGTTACAGCAATCATGCATGATCCCGTAAATCGCGGACCTAGTGGGCTTAAGGGATATAAAGCCCCAATATACAGGCTTACATTCACCTACCAACAAGTGACAAGTAGCACTTCTCGCTTCAAAGCTTATAACTATCCTCTACAGCTCAGCTCGATCACACGTAGCACTACTTCATTCATTACTTAAACTTACATCATAGCTTTGATTTACTTTAGTGTTCATCCGCAAGTTTTCCTTCAAAACTGATTTAAGAATCGGAATGGATAAACCAAATTTCGGCCACCTTTTAACTTTGTTTCTGTACAGTTGCACGTATAAAATTGGTCTTGGTCTTACAAAATTCAAAGACATCATTAAGGGTCCATGTTCAGCCCTACTAAGTATTCTTTTATCTCATGAACTGTCAATAGGTTCCTATGCAGTATTTAAAAATGATGAGCATCACAACAACTTCACAGTTCAAATCATACCCCACATCTATTCAATATAAGCGTATCTAAAACGAAACTTATAAAAACGTTTCATAGCTTATTTTTTATCTCAACAATTCAGTAATAGAAGATGAacacaaaagaagaagaagaatttatATACAAATGCAGAAAGTAAATGTCAGAGAAAGATGAATTacaacaaattaattaattcctCATATATATCTATAAACAAGTCTCTAATTATCAACTCCTACAAATTAATCTACCATTAATCTGAACAAATTAATCAAATAATGTACAAAATCAATGAAATTAATATTAACAACAATAATGATGATCGATCACTACCAGGAAGACCCCATGATGAAGATCAAACGGTCAGGAAAGAGCAATACCTAAGATTTCCATGGCAGATTTAGCCATTACAGAAGAAAACTCATTGAAACTAATAACACCATCGCCATCTGTATCTGCTTCCTTAATCATTTCTCTAAGTTCTTTATACGTTAACGGCTGCCCCATTTTCGCCATCGCTCCGGCCAGCTCCGCCGCGCTAATGTAGCCATTTCCGTCGCGATCGAACAACTGGAAAACATCTAAAAGATGCGCTTGATTTACAATAGTTTCTTCGTTGAAATCAGGCATTATCGCATTCACTAATTCCTCAAATTCAATAAATCCATTCCCATTCGAATCCATGTTCGCTAATAGGGCGTGAATCTGGTCGCCGGACGGCTTCAGTCCTAACGATCTTAACAATGCTGCTAGCTCTAGGACGGTGAGGCTGCCGTCCTTATCCATGTCGAACCGATTGAATATGTCTCGTAATTGATTGAATTGTTCGACACGAATCGCTGCCGCCATTGTTAATTAATCAGGAACAGAAAAGTAATTATGTTTTATGATTATGATAGAGACGATGATGATGGTGGTGATGACATGATTGATAATGTGGTGGTAGGAGGAGGAGGACGGCGGCGGTGGTGGCAGAGAAAAGTGAGGAGGAGATTTATGGAAGGGGAAAATCAAAAGCTGTTAAGGTTTGTTAAGAGGGATGATATgaagtttaattttttattattattattatttgatataaaACCGCGTTTGTAGAATAATGTTTCTCACAATTTTTTTAGATAGAATGGTGTCGGTTCATGCATACTTAATATTTGCTGTTAGCTTTTTTAAGTTTTATAAATAATGGAGTGCGGAGGTTTTTTCTTTTGTTCTCTTTGAAAGCTGTGTCCAGTTCAGAGATAGCATTTTGCCATATTTAGCACAGCaggaaaagacaaaaaaaatagtCAGTATTCATTAGTGCTGTGCTGGATTATATATATTCGAAATAATTTCCAATTTTTGATCATACTAGTATTATTGTTTTCTTGAAACACATAATTATTATTTCTAAGAATTCAACCCCTAAAtctctaaattttaattttcacaTGTAAACATCTTTCTAACTAATTCGTTAGCTAAAGTGTTATGAATCATTTAATATGTGTGatgaaaattatatattatgggCTTAATTGATAAAAGTTATTAAGATTGGGTGCTTCTTTTGCCTATAATGATGATAATAAATCATGAATTGGAGAGTTATATGTTAGCTAGTTTAAGATGTTTATATATGATGTCAGttagtatatttatttattgtgaAACTATAAGTGTTGTTTTAATATTAACTTTAGACGACTGGAAGTTAGTTATGCACCATGTTTAACTCCACTAACGATCCAAGCCCTAATATGCGGCTTTTATTCTCCTGCGGCGACCGATTGGTTGACGGCTAGGTTATTCGGCCTTGTGGTGCATTTTTTCCGACGATTTTCTTCCTGTTTTGCTATCTTTTTCTCTATTCCCTCTTCGTGTTGCTGGTAGCGGCCCACTCCCATAGCTAATATAATCCACAATATGGTAGAAGGATTGGAAAAGCAATGGAGGAAGATGAAACTTACAGACGAAGAGGATGCAGCTGTGATCCTTGACCTGGGGGAGTTTAGCGTTGGTACAGATTTGTCAAGGAAACTTGTTGGCCGCCTTCTGTCACCGAAATCGTTGAACATAAGAGCAATGTCGAATGCCTTCAATTCTATCTGGAAGACGTACCGGGGATTCAAAGTGAACGAATGTGGCGAGGGACGGTTCGTTATTGAATTCTAATCGATAAAGGATAAAGACAGGGTCTTGAGAGATTCCCCCTGGCATTATGACAGACACCTGGTAATCCTAAACAATATGGAGGGAATAACACAATTATCCCAGCTTAACCTTAATCTGTGTGACTTTTGGATCCGCTTAGGTGATATTCCGATGAACTGCCGAAGCATCCAGGCTATAGACAAAATAGCAACCAGGGTTGGTCAGGTCGTCCAGATCGATGAGGACAGTGTGGAGAATTGGGCTACCTATGTCAGAGTTCGGATTCGGATTAATATCATGAAAAGGCTGATTCGTGGGGTTATAGTCCTTGACAATTTGGAGGAGGAGCAATGGATACCTGTTCGGTATGAGAAGCTACCAAATTTCTGCTACCTTTGCGGCATAATAGGACACGTCTATGACGATTGCGAGTCTGGGTTGGCACGGGAAGTTAACGATGAATGGCCCTATGACCCCAAGCTACGAGCATCCCCATACAAACTTCGCAGTGTAAGTTATGGTTTCAGCTCTAAACAGCCCCAGGATGATTAGAAGCAGGAGAAGTCTACTCCATCTGGGGGGGCGAGGAAGGGCCGAGGAGACGGCTGGCCTTCATGGGAAGTCGAACGGCAGTAACTGGGGACACAAACAATGTTGATGATGATATGGATAGCCAAACGATACAGAAAACGGCCGCTGCTACTGATGAGGACTGTGTTATGGAAACACAGGATATCCCAAGGTCAGCAGGACAAGAGACAGTACAGGTTACGGGAGGGGAGAATGTTTCTACCCGGGGAACCATTGAAGCCAGACGTGGGGGACTAGGCAGGAAACTTAAACTGAAAAACTTGGCCAGAAAGCAGAACACTCCCGGCAATACATCAGAACTAATGGTCTTTGATCAATAGGGGGTCAACAACCGGGTAAAAAAAGGAGCAGGGACGGGGAAGAAACAGATGCGATGAGGGGCAAATTTTCCACGTCAGCTCAGAAAAGTCTTTACTACAGTGATCAGAGGGTGGAGGCATTGGAAGGGCCCCACCCTATATTATGAAGCTACTGAGCTGGAACGTCCAAGGTTTGGGTAATACTTGGACGTTCCGTACCCTCAGACGGATTATGAGGGACTATTATCCAGACTTGTTTTTCTTGATGGAAACTAGAATGAAGAAAAACGACTGTGCCGGCCTGTATCGAACCTATCCAGATTACAATCTCTTTGTGGTGGATGCGCTTGGTATGAGCGGTGGCCTTATTTTTGGTTGGAAGAAGTTTTTGGATGTTTCCATTTCACACTTTTCTTTgcattgtatttatttcaattgtAGTTTAAATAACAACCCGATGTGGAGGGGTTTGGGAATATATGGTTGGCCGGAACAACAAAATAAGAAGTACATATGGGAATTGATGAAACATTTACATGATATGGATGTACTACCACTATTATGCTTCGGGGATTTTAACGAGATACTGTGGCAGTCTGAAAAAAAGGGGGGTCGGCATCGGGATGACAGGGGGATGAGAGCATTTCATGATTGTTTGGAGATGTGCAATCTAGAGGAAATTGACACAGTTGGGGATAAGTTTACTTGGTGTAATAAACGCTCGGGAT encodes:
- the LOC136220531 gene encoding probable calcium-binding protein CML15, translated to MAAAIRVEQFNQLRDIFNRFDMDKDGSLTVLELAALLRSLGLKPSGDQIHALLANMDSNGNGFIEFEELVNAIMPDFNEETIVNQAHLLDVFQLFDRDGNGYISAAELAGAMAKMGQPLTYKELREMIKEADTDGDGVISFNEFSSVMAKSAMEILGIALS